TTCTAATATGATCATTTGTTTCTGCTTAATTCTACCCATAACTATCGGCCTAAGGTATTACTCTTAGGAGTGGGCTAACCTTGGATTGGTCACAATTATTCTAACATTGTAACTTTTCATGAATACTATAGAAACCACCGTTGATGCTAGCCAAATGCCATAACAAATTCATTCTAGCAGATACTGTAGTTATGGTAATGCAAGAGTGTAAAATAACAAAAGCTTTACATCCAAGTAAGGCTACATGGCTACATAAAGCATGACATCTAAGGTTATTTAATGTGTTTGTAAATATATTTTGCAGCAGAATACTTGTTGGGATAGGTCATCAATGAATTTAGCAGTGagtgttaaaatatttttttccttccctgtaATGGCTTTTGTTGTCCTTGCAGTCAATTATAAGTAACAatgaatttttaaatgaaataatgttTTGACCATACAGTACTCTGTCTTTCTCTATTGGAATATAAGGTGAGAAATATTTGGGTGGAAGAGGTCAGTGTTTGAATGTGTGGTTGCTTTGGAAAATGGATGGCTGCCAAAGCTTGGATCTGCTGTAGGTGATCAGAGTAAAATATCAGCTGTTGCTGGTTGCTGGGAAAGAGGCTTTGGGATAACTTTGGACCACACAGCTAGTACAAGGGTTTATAAGCCTCCAGTAATGTGCTGCTCTTTGAAGCTTAGTTTTTCCTTTAACTACGGGATTTTGAGTAACCAGGCCTGTGCTCTTTTTATATCCTGTTGCACACAGAATAGCAAAGTCTTGTAGCATTTTACACATCAAATTTATTACAGCACAAGCCGTTgtatttgctgacccctggcctagagggaCTTCATTTGTTCTTGCCCCAAAGaggcagattggggatgcctgcaatgtACCATCCACCCTGCTGCACCACAGCCTCCCTGACAAAATTGGCAGAGATGACATTGGAAGGAGCATTGGAAGAGCCTATTCTAGGCTGCCATAGGACCTCTTGGCCTTCATGGCAACTTTGGGACTGTCAGGGACCCAATGCACAGAATGGGACAACTTTGGATTTGCCCTTTGCTGCAGGGGCAGAGGTGAGTGGTCTGAATGCAGCAGGGAGATTCCAAACAACTTTCAGATAACTACCTGGTGAAGTATCAACTCCTTGTGACTTTTCCCCCTTCTGCATGGTCTTCTGCAGACTCCTGCAGTGGAGAGAACTGGTGATAAGTGTTGAGGCCCTTCTTTCACTATGGAGAGGTGAAATGTGAAGGGACATCAATGTTATTGCTGCTGAGCACCCTCTCCACAATGCCATGGAAAACTAGGGAGCTGTGAGCAATGAAGCAAGATGTACAATAGCTAGAACACTGATAGTACAGgacccatgggcgtaggcaggattttttggggggggggcttttgttaggggggcagaacctgctactgatttttattgatggggggcagcAGCTGCGTCCATGACAGGACCTGTTACAAAGGTGAGTGAACATGCCTTTGAGCATGTTACCATGCCTATTGTGTAGCAGTCACAGGCAAAGCAACCTGCTTTTTTCTCTGCTCTTCCATCCTCAACTTCACTGCCCAGTAGAACTACTTTGAATAATTCAACACATTAACATCAGCCCATAAAGGAGGCatttaaagaatcctgggaactctattTTACTCCACACTCAGCAACAATTCCTAGCGCctttaacaaactaaagttcccagaatTTGGGGGAGCGGGGCCCATGTGCTTTTTTTAATGTGTGGATGTGACGCCCTAAGACGacaatcccataccctccaacatttctccgatgaaaataggagtgtcccattccataatgataattttactatttatgccccacacatcttactaggttgccccagctactctggacagcttccaacatataaaaaaccataataaaacattaaatattaaaaacaaacaaacttccctatacaggattgccttcagactgcttgggggtcgcataaacTGCATCCCCTCCAACAGCAATAGGGAGGTCCTATtatccatcccctccaacatttctccaagctacggacatcctaaggaaaagtggaacaaatcagaaaccgggacagctctaaatcagggacgcccctggaaaatagggacacttggagggtctgcaatcccGTTCACTTGGGCGTGAGAGCCCCCATCGACCACAACACAAGTTATCTGTTAACActggatatatatatactgtatatatttccccCAAATTGGGCAGCAGCAGGCTGCAGGACTGAAGCCATGCCTGAGCTCACGTGGGCTCGTGCTTAGCGCGCGGCTAAGAAAAGAGAAGAGGCGATCTCTCTCCCAGCGGAGGTGGCAGCCTGAGTTCGGCCGtatcttctctttccttccccagGCCTGAGAGGGcggggggtggtgtgtgtgtttttcccttcCCCGGAACCTCCCTCTCCTCGCGCCTCCGTTTCCGCGGGCGGGTGTTTCTGCTGCACCGGTCCCCCGCCATGGCAGCTGCGGAAGGGAAAGACCCGCTGGGCTTTTTCGCCGCTTATGGGGCCAGCGACGACAGCTCGGACAACGCAGGCTCGGACTCGGAAGGCGACGAAGGGCCCGGCTCGGGCCGCGGCGGGGAGGCCAAAGGGCCGCCTCTTCTGCCGAGGGGCAGCCCCGAGGACAGGCCGCGCTTGCCCGGGCCCGACGAGCTGTTCCGCAGCGTCCACCGGCCGTCCTTCCTCTATAATCCGCTGCACAAGGAGATCGACTGGGAGAGCCGGGTCCTGCGAGCTCCCgaggaggtgggtggggaagaagcggggggctggggaggggaggggtggtgggTCGCTCTCCTCGCGCGACGAGGGGAGGAGCACGCTGGGAAGACCTAACATGATATATTCCTAAAGGGCGGAGTTGTATACGGGAGGGACACACACGGTGTGCACCCAGGGGTGAATAAAATGGGTTTTTATGGGGGGTGTCACATATTTCATTGGGGTGGCTGAAGGGACtttgacccctaggagttggctcctatgtgtgCATCGCTGCCAGGGCGTGTAGGTTTTTCAGCTGTGTGTGCCCCTGGCAGTCTATACTTGTGTTTCTTGTGTCCtaaatttattttattggggtggcTTGTGGCCTAAAAAGGTTGGTTTAGAGCCCTTGGCTGGagagggtaaagggacccttgaccattaggtccagttgtgaccaactctggggttgtggcgctcatctcgcgttattggccaagggaagcatcgtatagcttccaggtcatgtggccagcatgacagccgcttctggcgaaccagagcagcacacggaaacaccgtttaccttcctgctgtagcggtacctatttatctacttgtactttcaggtgctttcaaactgctaggttggcaggagctgggaccgagcaactggagctcactccctcgcggggattcaaaccgccgaccttctgatcggcaagccctaggctcagtgttttaacccacagtgccacccgcgtcccttacctagaagcatacacacacacatatcacacatatacacatacatgtacacacacacatctgtctATCTTAAGTGTTGGTTTGCTTCTTCGGATATATGTTATCCTGAGTTTCAGGTGCATATGGAATGCTGAAAAGTTGTAGTGTGATGTTAATGACATTATAATCAATGGCTATGCATAATTGATGGCTACCCATAAAAATAGTATCTAcagtagatcagtggttcccaacctttttttggccatgccccacctaagcatctctgaAATCCTGTGGcatttaattcttattattcaaaaagtgaactattcatgtggaggaagcctaaaaggccattaacttggtttaactcattctcaaattgcccccctttaaaatcaaattaccccccccccctgtgggcaGAACCATAGAGCTAGATATTCTGGTATTGACTATTCGTCTGGGAACAGAGACGACTGTCATTGAAGGTCCAGCTTATGGCAATAACAATTGCCCCAGCAGCACTTGTCTCTTTACAACTTCTCAGTGTTAAATATGTtagatgttaattttttttaatgaaaatcctGTGTTGGTCTTTCCATCCTTCTAGGGGAAGGGATGGGGattttgtggtcctccagatacattggactccagctcccatcatccctgaccattagccacgGTGTCTGAAGCTGGTTGGAGTTGATCAAAAGAAGAAAATCTGGAGAACTTTAGGTCCCCAATCCTTCCCTAGAGCCAGAGGCTGCTTTAAAGTCTAGAAAGGGTGACTGTGCATTAAAAATACGGAACTCCTTGGTCAATGGGGTTTGCTTTCTTGTTTGTATCCAAAATATGGAACTTATTTATCCTATTTGGGATGAAGATGGAGTCTTTCTCATAGATCAGGGTTACTTGTTGTATTCCTCCTCTGTTTATCCTTGTAATGAGTGGCTTGGCTTATTTGCTTAAACCATTTTGATTTCTAAATGGCTGTGGCATTGATGATACTATGTTGCTGCTTTATTCATTCATCACTGATACTGCTCATTCATTAGATGTTGGGTATATTTTCAGATATGAGAGCAAAACAGCTTGTGCCTTTAAATATGCCTTTAAAATGTATTACACGATACATAGTCCCTGCACTTGGTCTTCTGACAGCGCAGTATTTTAATCCAATGTGTTTCCCCAAACAGCCTCCAAAGGAGTTCAAGGCATGGACAACACATGCTGTGCCGCCCCCTGAAACTTATAGTGTCAAAGAAACAAAGCCACCGCCACCTCCTGAGCTCGATATGGCAATCAAATGGTCCAATATGTATGAAGATAATGGTGATGATGCTCCAAGGAATCCAAACAAAGTTAACTTCTTACCAGCAGAAGAGGAGCAAGAGCATGTAGAATCAGGTAACCCTTTGTATATAAATAATTTGATTTAAATCCCTCTCCCGTTAGAGACTTACATCAGTGCCAATTTGTGTAGTATAGTTTTTAATTCAGGCATACTTTTAGCCAGCAGTACATCCCGTGGCTTTTTATGTGATGTAAAAGTAAAAGTAGCATAGTTTTCCTGTTATAATTTTACACCTGAAAGTAGTTTGGATTGTTTGTCGTGGAATGTGGGGGCACAGGAAGTACAAGGCACTTCCTGTTTTTGCATGCTTACCTATAACAGAATCTTTGCATCTTCCCCTCAAGATGGGGATTGAGTAGTGCAGGAAAAaacagggtgggggagtgcaagacattcattttcattatgtttatgTCCAACTTTTCTTCTATTATAATGGAATCCAAGATGGCATACATGTGGATCCCAGGTAGCCACAAGACAGCAGATCCAGACTTGCTTAGCATCAGCAAGGCTGTATCTTTGTGTATTTTCAGACTATAATATctatttctcctcttcctccttcactTCCCTAACATTCAAAGCCACTTTTGTCTGTTGGCTTTTACTGATGCTCAGGACTTTCTGTTTTGATAATGAAGGTGTGTGTCATGTTCTGAGGTATTTTAAGTAGTTTCTTCTTCAGGACAATCTCTGAATATTCTGATACTGAGTTTTTCGTTGCATAAATCACTGGAGGATATTGCTGCTTCTAATAAATGTTTTAACTTGC
The genomic region above belongs to Zootoca vivipara chromosome 7, rZooViv1.1, whole genome shotgun sequence and contains:
- the C7H1orf52 gene encoding UPF0690 protein C1orf52 homolog isoform X3 gives rise to the protein MAAAEGKDPLGFFAAYGASDDSSDNAGSDSEGDEGPGSGRGGEAKGPPLLPRGSPEDRPRLPGPDELFRSVHRPSFLYNPLHKEIDWESRVLRAPEEPPKEFKAWTTHAVPPPETYSVKETKPPPPPELDMAIKWSNMYEDNGDDAPRNPNKVNFLPAEEEQEHVESDDEKDEPASFKKRKLDPEEQMRKKKQ
- the C7H1orf52 gene encoding UPF0690 protein C1orf52 homolog isoform X2, encoding MAAAEGKDPLGFFAAYGASDDSSDNAGSDSEGDEGPGSGRGGEAKGPPLLPRGSPEDRPRLPGPDELFRSVHRPSFLYNPLHKEIDWESRVLRAPEEPPKEFKAWTTHAVPPPETYSVKETKPPPPPELDMAIKWSNMYEDNGDDAPRNPNKVNFLPAEEEQEHVESDSERTFSTSKKTAECLTNTQQCSKISDICYLKLCCLTLPNCVK
- the C7H1orf52 gene encoding UPF0690 protein C1orf52 homolog isoform X1, with product MAAAEGKDPLGFFAAYGASDDSSDNAGSDSEGDEGPGSGRGGEAKGPPLLPRGSPEDRPRLPGPDELFRSVHRPSFLYNPLHKEIDWESRVLRAPEEPPKEFKAWTTHAVPPPETYSVKETKPPPPPELDMAIKWSNMYEDNGDDAPRNPNKVNFLPAEEEQEHVESDSERTFSTSKKTAECLTNTQQCSKISDICYLKLCCLTLPNCKSSPALLSLNLTN